The Christiangramia salexigens genome includes the window TTCCTGACAACTTAGTAATCCCACCGATAGACATCCAACAATAAATAAGGGTAATTTTCTCATGATCAATATTTTCTATAAATCTAAACAGCACTTTAAAATTACTCCGCTAAGGATTTCATAAAATTTACTATATTTACACTTAACCTACACTAAATAAGGCGCTTAGTCGCTTTTTAATCTCTTTTTTCACTTAAAACTTTATTATGAGAATGCAATTATTAAAATTGCCGCTAATCCTTTTGTTTATAGGGGTGTCGGTTATGCAAGCACAGGAACTTGAGGGTACCTGGAAAGGAAAACTTTTAGTACAGGGTACAGAACTGCCTTTGAGTTTTGATATTGATAAACAACAGGATGACACCTATAAAGGCACGATGGACAGTCCGGCTCAAAATGCTTTTGGAATGGAACTGGACGAATTGGTATTAGAGAAAGATTCTGTCACTTTTACTTATAATCAATTCGGAATAGAATATAAAGGGAAGCTTAACAATGGCGTTATAGATGGAATTTTCTCTCAAGGAGGCCAAAAATTCGATTTATCATTAACTAAAAGCCTGAAAACTGTTCCGGGAAATCAAAGCCTTCCTACTTCGGGGGCCGAGCTTACTAAACTTGCCAATTGGGACAGCGGGAATTATAAGTATAAAGTAGAGGATTATTTTGCGAGACCTAAGGCGAGAACATTTCGGTTCTCCCCTAACGGAAAATATGTTTCTTATAGAGAAAAAGATGACAACAACAAGAATCATATCTACGTAAAAGACCTTGAAACTAATGAAATAACCAGGGCTATTGAAGAAAAAGAGGAATTGATCAGAGGATACTTATGGGCAAACAATGAACGTCTTTTATATATTATGGATAAGGGTGGAAATGAAAATTATCATTTGTTTGCTGCGAATATCGATGGATCAGACCAAAGCGAATTAACTCCATATAATGATGTTCAGGTTAATCTTCTCAATGAGCTGAAGGAAGATAAGGACCATATTATCATTGGAATGAATAAGAATAATCCTCAGGTCTTTGAGCCTTATAAGATCAATATTAAAGATGGAAAACTTGAGCAATTATTTACTAATTCCGATCCTCAAAATCCTATTGTAAATTATTTGTTTGATAAGGACGGAAAACTAAGAGGTTTCGCCCGACTACGGGAAGGAATCTATATTGATCTTTATTATTCAACGAATGACAAGGATTATGAAGTAGTTAAAAAAATAAAATGGGATGATACCTTTAGCCCGGAGCTCTCCTACTCTAGCGAAAATCCTCACGAGGTTTATTTGGTATCTAATTTAAATTCAGATAAGAGTGAAGTTTATAGATATGATCTGAAAGAGAATAAAGAATTGGAAAAGTTATTCTCCAATAAGGATTATGATATTTCAGGGGTTTCATTATCCCGCAACAGAAATTATGAATTGGATTACTATACTTACGAAGGAGAAAAACAGGAAATAGTTCCGGTAAGCAACTATTATAAAAAACTTCACAAAAATATCATCGATAAATTCCCGGGCATGAACTACTCCATAGCCGATAAAACAGATGATGAGAGCAAGTACCTTGTATTTGTTCAAAGTGATAAAGTTTATGGAGAATACTGGTCTTTAGATCAAAAAACAGGAGGTTTCGAGAAAGTCTACAATCTTATGCCTCAGTTAAAACCAGAGGATATGGCTGAGATGAAAGCCATAACATTTATGAGCCGGGATGGTAAAAAAATTCATGGTTACATAACCCTACCTAAATCTGCATTAAATGGAGAAATTGTACCCGTGATAGTAAATCCTCATGGTGGTCCTCAGGGTGTCCGTGATTCCTGGGGTTTTAATCCTGAAGCGCAATTGTTCGCCAGTCGGGGTTATGCAACCTTACAGGTGAATTTCAGGATTTCAGGAGGTTATGGCAAAGAATTTTTGAAATCAGGTTTCAAACAAATTGGGCGTAAAGCTATGGACGATGTTGAAGATGGATTGGCTTATGTAGTTAAGCAAGGATGGGTAGATAAAGATAGAGCGGCAATTTACGGTGGAAGTCATGGCGGATATGCTGTTTTGAGAGGTCTTACCAAAACTCCGGATCTTTATGCCTGTGGAGTGGATTATGTTGGAGTTTCGAACCTTTTTACATTTATGGAAACTATTCCACCTTACTGGAAACCTTATGAATCCATTTTAAAAGAAATCTGGTATGATTCTACAATCCCTGAAGAAAAAGCAATAATGGAGGAAGTCTCACCGGTCTATCACATCGATAAGATCGTAAAACCGTTGTTGGTTATTCAGGGAGCAAATGATCCAAGAGTGAATATTGACGAGTCAGATCAAATCGTTTCTGCTTTAAGAGCCAGAGGAATTGATGTTCCCTATATGGTGAAATATGATGAAGGTCACGGTTTTGCTAAAGAAGAAAATAGTATAGAACTATATAAAACCATGATCGGTTTTCTAGCTAAAAATTTAAAGACCAGAGAAATTCAGGTTGAAGAATTAAAGAATTGAGTTAGAATTCATTTCTTTTATAAACATCCCTCTTGTGAGGGATGTTTTATTTTATATCCAAATGTCCTGATTCAATTAATAAAGTGCCGTTAATCTGAAAATTGTTTTTTACTGAATAGGATTCCTATAGGTTTCAACTCCTGAATATTTAGAAAAACTACGGTAAGTATGCCCATGATCGGAATAGCCAGAATCATACCTATGATGCCCCATAACATATTTCCCAGAATCACTACTAAAATCACAAAAAACGGATGTACATCTACCCTATCCCCTATTACATAAGGTTGTAGGATGTAGCTTTCTACAAATTGGGCAAGCGTAAATGTAATAGCAATCCCAATTAAAACCGTAGGGTTTCCAGAAGTTAAATATCCAAATACCACAGCCATACCAAGACCTATTATATTTCCTACATATGGGACTAAAGTTAAAACAGCTGCAATAACGCTTACCAGTATAAAATTATCAACTCCCGAGATACCTAATCCAATGGAATAAAGTATAGCAAGTAAGCCCATAAGCATTAATTTCCCAATTAAATACTGTGGTGCAACTTTCGTAGATTTTGAAATAATAGATTTTACTCGTTCGTCTTTATCGTCTGGAAATATTCGCAGAAGGAAGTTCTTAAAAATATGACGATAATTAAGGAGGAAGAATATATAGACAAAAGTTAAGAGGTAATTTGCTGTAAACCCGGTTAATTTACCCATAAAACTCGTGATCGTATTGCTCGTAGAAGAAAAGGAAGTTAACATAGACGAGCTTTCATTTTTCGCTTCCTTAAGATCGTTTTGATTAAGTGGTGTATGCTCCAGGGCAAAATTCTTTACCTGTTCAACTTTTGGCGCCATGGTTTCCTTTATCTTAGGCCAGTCTTTTGCCAGACTTCTAACCTGAAAGGATACCAAAGCCATAAGTCCGATTGAAATAACGAACAATAGAAGACTATTGAGCAAAGACGCCAGAGGCCGTTTCATCAGTTTTTCTAATCGCTGGGATAATGGTAATACCACAAGACTAAGAATAACTGCAGTTAGCAAGGGAGCTAAAAAGCCCTTCGCTTTGAATAATCCCAAAATTAAAAAATAGGTAAATACTACTGCAGCGGTTAATAAGTAAAATAGCCGGTTATTAAATTTCATTAGATCTTATTGGTAGTTAGCAGATCTAATATCGGAAATGTTTAACCCAATTTCTATTAAAGAAATCAAAAAGCCGTTCTAAAATATTCAGATAATCGTAATTTGAGCAAAATTTCATTTTATGGCAGCTGGAGGATCTAATATAGCTATATATGGCGCTATTGGCGCGAATTTATTAATAGCGATAAGTAAGTTTGTAGCATCATTTTTCACAGGAAGTTCTGCAATGCTCGCAGAAGGTATACATTCGCTCGTGGATACCGGTAACGGACTTCTATTATTGCTGGGCATTAAACGTTCCAAACAAAAACCTGACAATCAGCATCCATTTGGATACGGCAAGGAGGTTTACTTCTGGAGTTTCGTGGTAAGTATCTTGATTTTCGCCCTAGGTGGAGGCTTTGCAATTTACGAAGGTATTCATGCTTTACAGGACCCACATGTTGTTGAAGATCCAACCTGGAATTACGTTGTGCTAGGAGCTGCCATTG containing:
- a CDS encoding S9 family peptidase gives rise to the protein MQLLKLPLILLFIGVSVMQAQELEGTWKGKLLVQGTELPLSFDIDKQQDDTYKGTMDSPAQNAFGMELDELVLEKDSVTFTYNQFGIEYKGKLNNGVIDGIFSQGGQKFDLSLTKSLKTVPGNQSLPTSGAELTKLANWDSGNYKYKVEDYFARPKARTFRFSPNGKYVSYREKDDNNKNHIYVKDLETNEITRAIEEKEELIRGYLWANNERLLYIMDKGGNENYHLFAANIDGSDQSELTPYNDVQVNLLNELKEDKDHIIIGMNKNNPQVFEPYKINIKDGKLEQLFTNSDPQNPIVNYLFDKDGKLRGFARLREGIYIDLYYSTNDKDYEVVKKIKWDDTFSPELSYSSENPHEVYLVSNLNSDKSEVYRYDLKENKELEKLFSNKDYDISGVSLSRNRNYELDYYTYEGEKQEIVPVSNYYKKLHKNIIDKFPGMNYSIADKTDDESKYLVFVQSDKVYGEYWSLDQKTGGFEKVYNLMPQLKPEDMAEMKAITFMSRDGKKIHGYITLPKSALNGEIVPVIVNPHGGPQGVRDSWGFNPEAQLFASRGYATLQVNFRISGGYGKEFLKSGFKQIGRKAMDDVEDGLAYVVKQGWVDKDRAAIYGGSHGGYAVLRGLTKTPDLYACGVDYVGVSNLFTFMETIPPYWKPYESILKEIWYDSTIPEEKAIMEEVSPVYHIDKIVKPLLVIQGANDPRVNIDESDQIVSALRARGIDVPYMVKYDEGHGFAKEENSIELYKTMIGFLAKNLKTREIQVEELKN
- a CDS encoding AI-2E family transporter, with product MKFNNRLFYLLTAAVVFTYFLILGLFKAKGFLAPLLTAVILSLVVLPLSQRLEKLMKRPLASLLNSLLLFVISIGLMALVSFQVRSLAKDWPKIKETMAPKVEQVKNFALEHTPLNQNDLKEAKNESSSMLTSFSSTSNTITSFMGKLTGFTANYLLTFVYIFFLLNYRHIFKNFLLRIFPDDKDERVKSIISKSTKVAPQYLIGKLMLMGLLAILYSIGLGISGVDNFILVSVIAAVLTLVPYVGNIIGLGMAVVFGYLTSGNPTVLIGIAITFTLAQFVESYILQPYVIGDRVDVHPFFVILVVILGNMLWGIIGMILAIPIMGILTVVFLNIQELKPIGILFSKKQFSD